A genomic window from Thermomicrobiales bacterium includes:
- a CDS encoding KH domain-containing protein: MDRMRSVEIQARSADEAIRLALEQLGTTRDKVDVQILAETEDDIYGEGEVLVHVELKGNVALPRGDRQPPHSGGARPRQTDGRPRDSRGPRQYAQGRRGGRGGAPGASTSSWRPPANAQPRQPSAATDEATIEAEALAKQVVRDLLDRMGVHADVMAVDNPSVMPVGNDEPLTVFIDIMGRDLGMLIGRRGENLAHLQYMINLLVNKQNEDWIRVIVDIEGYRTHREESLIGLAERVARQVARNNRPIALEPMPANERRIVHMTLKELSDVRTESSGEGENRRVTIFPQ, encoded by the coding sequence ATGGATCGCATGCGCAGCGTTGAGATTCAGGCGCGCTCGGCAGATGAGGCCATTCGCCTCGCGCTCGAGCAACTGGGCACGACGCGCGACAAGGTCGATGTCCAGATCCTCGCCGAAACCGAGGATGACATCTACGGTGAGGGCGAGGTCCTCGTCCACGTCGAGCTGAAGGGCAACGTCGCCCTGCCGCGTGGCGACCGCCAGCCACCGCACAGCGGCGGCGCTCGACCGCGCCAGACCGATGGACGACCACGCGATAGCCGTGGCCCGCGTCAGTACGCGCAAGGGCGACGCGGCGGCCGGGGCGGCGCGCCGGGTGCATCGACCAGCTCATGGCGTCCACCGGCCAACGCGCAGCCGCGTCAGCCGTCGGCCGCGACCGATGAGGCCACGATTGAGGCCGAGGCGCTCGCCAAGCAGGTCGTCCGTGACTTGCTGGACCGCATGGGCGTGCACGCCGATGTCATGGCCGTCGACAACCCGTCCGTCATGCCGGTCGGCAACGATGAGCCACTGACCGTCTTCATCGACATCATGGGCCGCGACCTGGGCATGCTGATCGGACGACGCGGTGAAAACCTGGCACACCTCCAGTACATGATCAATCTGCTGGTCAACAAGCAGAACGAGGACTGGATTCGCGTCATTGTCGACATCGAGGGCTACCGCACGCACCGCGAGGAGTCGCTGATCGGGCTGGCGGAACGCGTCGCACGGCAGGTTGCGCGCAACAATCGACCGATCGCGCTGGAGCCGATGCCGGCCAACGAACGCCGAATCGTCCACATGACTCTCAAAGAGCTGTCCGATGTGCGGACGGAATCGAG
- a CDS encoding YidC/Oxa1 family membrane protein insertase — translation MGIWHGYVDFIEWALREISTYTGSVGLAIIVFTIFLKTLMLPLTVKSIRSTAAMQELQPKIKELQKKHSKDRQKVTEETMKLYQEYQINPAAGCFPMLLQIPIFFGLYFAVRHISDDGGAFLWIPNLGEADPLKILPIAAGVFQFIQTKMMRPHNAPKASDPQQQMMNTMMNFMPLMVVFFGWTFAAGAVLYWATQSVYSVIQQWFITGWGSMKNWFPWLPEMPEHRRLGHRKPVERVEVAEYQPKGVMGMMQRRMKEMEERQRVAAEARGKQPSSSGSSGSSGSSGASSKKKSRAQATTSDDSVPQVSGASPPVDPTASRVMTGRARSSTQNDQSGR, via the coding sequence ATGGGTATCTGGCACGGCTACGTCGATTTCATTGAGTGGGCGCTGCGGGAGATTTCGACCTACACCGGCAGCGTTGGCCTGGCAATCATCGTCTTCACCATCTTCCTCAAGACCCTGATGCTGCCGCTGACGGTCAAGTCGATTCGATCGACTGCCGCCATGCAGGAGCTTCAGCCGAAGATCAAGGAGCTGCAGAAGAAGCACTCCAAGGATCGGCAGAAGGTCACCGAAGAGACGATGAAGCTCTATCAGGAGTATCAGATCAACCCGGCAGCCGGGTGTTTCCCGATGCTGCTGCAGATCCCGATCTTCTTCGGCCTGTACTTCGCCGTCCGCCATATCTCAGATGACGGCGGCGCGTTCCTCTGGATTCCCAATCTCGGCGAGGCTGACCCACTGAAGATCCTGCCGATTGCCGCCGGTGTCTTCCAGTTCATCCAGACGAAGATGATGCGGCCGCATAATGCGCCCAAGGCCAGCGACCCGCAGCAGCAGATGATGAACACGATGATGAACTTCATGCCGCTGATGGTCGTCTTCTTCGGCTGGACGTTCGCGGCCGGCGCTGTGCTCTACTGGGCAACACAGAGCGTCTACTCGGTCATCCAGCAGTGGTTCATCACCGGCTGGGGCTCGATGAAGAACTGGTTCCCGTGGCTGCCGGAGATGCCGGAGCATCGCCGCCTCGGCCATCGCAAGCCGGTCGAACGCGTTGAAGTCGCGGAATACCAGCCCAAGGGCGTCATGGGCATGATGCAGCGCCGCATGAAGGAGATGGAGGAGCGCCAGCGCGTCGCAGCGGAAGCGCGTGGTAAGCAGCCATCGTCTTCAGGATCATCAGGCTCGTCGGGATCTTCGGGGGCATCTTCGAAGAAGAAGTCCAGGGCGCAGGCAACGACGAGCGATGACAGCGTGCCGCAGGTGAGCGGTGCATCGCCGCCGGTCGACCCGACAGCAAGCCGAGTGATGACCGGGCGCGCACGCTCATCAACGCAGAACGATCAATCTGGACGATAG
- the yidD gene encoding membrane protein insertion efficiency factor YidD, with protein sequence MLPSACRFQPTCSEYGYQAIAKYGIIRGGAMAIWRVLRCNPFNKGGYDPVP encoded by the coding sequence ATGCTGCCTTCGGCCTGCAGATTTCAGCCAACTTGCTCGGAATATGGCTACCAGGCTATCGCCAAGTACGGTATCATCCGAGGCGGCGCGATGGCGATATGGCGTGTTTTGCGTTGCAATCCATTCAATAAGGGCGGCTACGATCCAGTTCCATAG
- the rnpA gene encoding ribonuclease P protein component — protein sequence MIAREFRIRRESEFERVRARGKSWSSRTLVLIALPSDGATNRYGFAAGKRLGNAVARNRAKRLMREAVRTLHPQLRQGFDIVLIARNSVNAQTTATDIASDLERVARRARLLAQQDDESATQ from the coding sequence ATGATCGCACGCGAGTTTCGCATCCGTCGAGAATCCGAGTTCGAGCGCGTTCGCGCCCGCGGGAAGAGCTGGTCCAGCCGCACGCTCGTCCTCATCGCGCTGCCGAGTGATGGCGCGACGAACCGCTACGGCTTTGCGGCCGGCAAGCGGCTCGGCAACGCTGTCGCGCGCAATCGCGCCAAGCGACTGATGCGCGAGGCGGTGCGGACGCTGCATCCGCAACTCCGACAGGGCTTTGACATCGTCCTGATCGCGCGCAACAGCGTCAATGCCCAGACAACGGCCACCGACATCGCGTCCGATCTGGAGCGAGTTGCACGTCGAGCCCGCCTGCTGGCGCAGCAGGATGACGAGAGCGCGACGCAATGA
- the rpmH gene encoding 50S ribosomal protein L34, with protein sequence MPKRTYQPKRIPRKREHGFMKRMKSRGGRAVLAARRRKGRHQLSVSDERKPTLNK encoded by the coding sequence ATGCCAAAGAGGACGTACCAGCCGAAGCGAATTCCGCGCAAGCGCGAGCACGGCTTCATGAAGCGCATGAAGTCGCGCGGTGGACGCGCGGTGCTGGCTGCCCGTCGTCGCAAGGGCCGTCACCAGTTGTCGGTCAGTGACGAGCGCAAGCCAACACTGAACAAGTAG
- a CDS encoding RNA methyltransferase, which translates to MTKDDRPITQRRLARMRGTLERRQPDLTIVIEDVHDPHNVSAMLRSCDAVGVSGAHLVYGVDERPELSKGVAASAQRWLDLHNHESIPDCYASLRERGYRIYATSLTHDAVDLYDLDLTAPIAFVFGNETRGVSPAGVDGADGCVYIPMMGMVESLNVSVACAVSLYEALRQRQVAGRYAASTWPADEIDARLRSWLVRDRRDPGAATTAIESGPIKARNRSHR; encoded by the coding sequence ATGACGAAGGACGATCGACCGATTACACAACGACGACTGGCCCGGATGCGCGGCACCTTGGAGCGCCGCCAGCCCGATCTGACGATTGTCATCGAAGACGTGCACGATCCACACAATGTCAGCGCCATGCTGCGGTCGTGCGACGCCGTCGGCGTGTCCGGCGCTCACCTGGTCTACGGCGTCGATGAGCGCCCCGAGCTGAGCAAGGGCGTCGCGGCCAGCGCCCAGCGCTGGCTCGACCTGCATAACCACGAGTCAATTCCCGACTGCTACGCATCCCTCCGCGAGCGTGGATACCGAATCTACGCCACGTCACTCACCCATGACGCGGTCGATCTCTACGACCTGGACCTGACTGCTCCAATCGCGTTCGTATTCGGGAATGAGACGCGCGGTGTCAGCCCGGCAGGTGTGGATGGAGCCGATGGCTGCGTCTATATCCCGATGATGGGCATGGTCGAGTCGCTGAACGTGTCGGTTGCCTGCGCCGTGTCGCTGTACGAAGCGCTGCGGCAGCGGCAGGTTGCCGGGCGCTACGCTGCATCGACCTGGCCCGCCGACGAGATCGACGCACGACTGCGCTCGTGGCTCGTGCGCGACCGACGCGACCCGGGTGCCGCCACCACGGCGATCGAATCCGGCCCAATCAAAGCCCGCAACAGGTCTCATCGATAG
- a CDS encoding MgtC/SapB family protein, protein MDLTEWDSLLRIATAIVLGGIIGYERELLDKSAGLRTHMLVSLGAALFMVASILIVQDFATGEGASRLDPTRIGSTIVTGVGFLGGGIIFRQESRVHGLTTAAGLWVAAAIGMACGAGYFILAIGGSVMTVAILALIRPLERRLDSRDDAKD, encoded by the coding sequence ATGGACCTCACCGAATGGGACTCACTCCTTCGGATTGCCACCGCCATCGTGCTCGGTGGGATCATCGGCTACGAGCGCGAGTTGCTTGACAAGAGCGCCGGTCTGCGAACGCACATGCTCGTTTCGCTCGGCGCGGCGCTCTTCATGGTCGCCAGCATCCTGATTGTCCAGGACTTTGCCACCGGCGAAGGAGCCAGCCGCCTCGACCCGACCCGCATTGGGTCAACGATTGTGACCGGCGTCGGCTTTCTGGGTGGCGGCATCATCTTCCGACAAGAGTCGCGCGTCCACGGGCTGACGACCGCAGCAGGGCTCTGGGTCGCAGCGGCAATCGGGATGGCCTGTGGCGCGGGCTACTTCATCCTCGCGATCGGCGGCTCCGTGATGACGGTCGCCATCCTGGCACTGATCCGCCCGCTCGAACGACGACTCGACAGCAGGGATGACGCGAAGGACTGA
- a CDS encoding ATP-binding protein, translated as MVHTSFLTQISVQLLDERAVSSVDIGGLDGMSLLVGGVVVLVALLAVQWLIFHRRAGKEHGGELSAVEVDRYATIFESANEGIVVLDPDGNVTEINPAACRLFNVNARAVIGMPATELGLLSVAEIRLLPKLHRQDNPQSVVRQVGNRVVSTIVSPLRTVPARRRRAESVWLLRDVTEAVRMEETRNEFISVVSHELRTPMTAIKGFTDLLLDGDAGNVTRQQRELLTVVQGNANRLVNLVNDMLDMSRIESGRIQLDQTAVDVIAAIRNVVRSLQPVQEAKNLNILEELDPTAPRVYADEARLTQILTNLVANAYKYTPDNGWITVRAEVLDTFVAVSVSDTGIGIPADALQHVFTKFFRVEHPTTQAVSGTGLGLAITRLLVERHGGRITAASREGVGTTVRFTLPVARDRWADGNGEGEPPVVLVATADPRDRRAWGESIPALTIYPRSQSVRAIVGEAELHRPAVIVIRPQAARAGLQLLLDDLDAVPELADTPLVLVGGTSQSLRETARRVVFLRSDAGPDHVSAVVRDLLPHGDPVPQRRGRILLGVNDGGNGAALYDRLDAAGFNVTQVRDGLAAIVRAIEMLPDAIVIQDDLYRLDAQAVLHQLREYPGTEQIPVIVVAGAGPIDAAALLSAGASDIMAAPIDSDALVARLTDLTEAPADEVIDLSVTTL; from the coding sequence GTGGTACACACATCCTTCCTCACCCAGATTAGCGTTCAACTGCTCGACGAGCGCGCGGTATCCAGCGTGGACATCGGCGGGCTGGACGGCATGTCGCTTCTGGTCGGTGGCGTAGTCGTGCTGGTGGCATTGCTGGCGGTCCAGTGGCTGATCTTCCATCGCCGCGCCGGGAAGGAGCATGGTGGAGAGCTCAGCGCGGTTGAGGTCGATCGCTACGCAACGATCTTCGAGAGCGCCAACGAGGGCATCGTCGTTCTCGACCCGGACGGCAATGTCACGGAGATCAACCCGGCTGCCTGCCGCCTGTTCAACGTGAATGCACGAGCTGTCATCGGCATGCCCGCGACCGAGCTCGGCCTGCTGAGCGTCGCCGAAATCCGCCTGCTGCCGAAACTGCACCGCCAGGACAATCCGCAGTCTGTCGTGCGCCAGGTCGGCAACCGGGTCGTCAGCACGATCGTCAGCCCGCTGCGCACCGTCCCCGCCCGACGCCGACGGGCAGAGTCGGTCTGGCTGCTGCGTGATGTCACCGAGGCCGTCCGCATGGAAGAGACGCGCAACGAGTTCATCTCGGTCGTCTCTCACGAGTTGCGCACGCCGATGACGGCCATCAAAGGCTTTACCGACCTGCTGCTTGATGGCGACGCCGGCAACGTCACGCGCCAGCAACGCGAGCTGCTCACTGTTGTGCAGGGCAACGCGAACCGCCTGGTCAACCTGGTCAACGACATGCTCGATATGTCGCGGATTGAATCCGGGCGCATTCAGCTCGACCAGACGGCGGTCGATGTCATTGCGGCCATTCGCAACGTCGTGCGCAGTCTCCAGCCCGTTCAGGAAGCGAAGAACCTCAACATCCTGGAGGAGTTAGACCCAACCGCGCCGCGCGTCTATGCCGATGAGGCGCGTCTGACGCAGATCCTGACGAACCTGGTGGCCAACGCCTACAAGTACACGCCTGACAATGGCTGGATCACTGTCCGGGCCGAAGTGCTCGACACGTTCGTCGCGGTCAGCGTGTCGGACACCGGTATCGGCATCCCTGCCGACGCCCTTCAGCACGTCTTCACCAAGTTCTTCCGCGTCGAGCATCCCACGACGCAAGCGGTCAGCGGCACCGGGCTGGGCCTGGCCATCACGCGACTGCTGGTCGAGCGGCACGGCGGACGAATCACCGCCGCCAGCCGCGAAGGGGTCGGGACGACGGTGCGGTTCACGTTGCCAGTCGCCCGCGACCGCTGGGCCGATGGCAACGGCGAGGGTGAGCCGCCGGTTGTGCTCGTCGCGACAGCCGACCCGCGCGACCGGCGCGCCTGGGGGGAGAGTATTCCGGCGCTGACAATCTATCCGCGCTCACAGTCCGTTCGTGCGATCGTCGGCGAGGCTGAGCTCCATCGTCCTGCGGTCATCGTCATTCGGCCACAGGCTGCCCGAGCGGGCCTCCAGCTCCTGCTGGACGATCTCGACGCGGTGCCGGAGTTGGCAGACACACCGCTCGTGCTCGTTGGTGGCACGTCGCAGTCGTTGCGCGAGACGGCGCGGCGCGTGGTGTTTCTGCGCAGTGACGCCGGCCCGGACCACGTCTCGGCCGTCGTGCGCGACCTGCTCCCGCATGGCGACCCCGTGCCGCAACGCCGCGGGCGGATTCTGCTGGGCGTGAACGACGGCGGCAACGGGGCAGCGCTGTACGACCGGCTGGATGCCGCCGGTTTCAACGTGACGCAGGTGCGAGATGGTTTGGCCGCGATCGTGCGCGCAATCGAGATGCTGCCGGATGCGATCGTGATTCAGGATGATCTGTATCGCCTCGATGCACAGGCGGTGTTGCATCAGCTGCGCGAATACCCGGGCACCGAGCAGATCCCGGTGATCGTCGTCGCAGGTGCCGGTCCGATTGATGCAGCAGCGCTGCTGTCGGCGGGTGCGTCAGATATCATGGCGGCACCGATTGACAGCGACGCGCTGGTCGCCCGACTGACTGACCTGACCGAGGCTCCGGCTGACGAGGTGATTGACCTGAGCGTCACGACGCTCTGA
- a CDS encoding MoxR family ATPase encodes MSQTGAIADFGRRIMDNVDRVMVGKRDVSELILVALLCEGHALLEDVPGVGKTMLARSIARSIGGDLRRVQFTPDLLPSDISGLSYYNQKLGDFVFRAGPVFSNVLLADEINRATPRTQAALLEAMEERTVTIDGETMALPRPFLVLATENPIELEGTFPLPEAQLDRFLLRISVGYPDAEQESDMLVRLQRAHPIDTLESVATPDDLVDAARQVREIHVEPDLRTYIISVVRATREHDAIELGVSPRGTLALFRASQALAALRGRDYVIPDDVKAMVQPVLNHRLMLSPDARLRGRTTPSILHEILESLRVPVELA; translated from the coding sequence ATGAGTCAGACCGGCGCGATTGCTGACTTTGGTCGGCGGATTATGGACAACGTCGATCGGGTGATGGTCGGCAAGCGGGATGTCAGCGAGCTGATCCTTGTCGCACTGCTCTGTGAAGGCCACGCGCTGCTGGAGGACGTTCCGGGCGTTGGCAAGACGATGCTGGCGCGCTCGATCGCGCGTTCAATCGGCGGCGACTTGCGCCGCGTGCAGTTCACGCCCGACTTGCTGCCGTCCGACATCTCTGGCCTGAGCTACTACAACCAGAAGCTCGGGGATTTCGTCTTCCGCGCAGGCCCGGTCTTCTCGAATGTCCTGCTCGCCGACGAGATCAACCGCGCCACGCCACGCACGCAAGCAGCCCTGCTGGAGGCGATGGAAGAGCGCACCGTCACGATCGACGGCGAGACGATGGCGCTGCCGCGACCGTTCCTCGTGCTGGCGACAGAGAATCCGATCGAGCTTGAAGGTACGTTTCCGCTGCCGGAAGCGCAGCTCGATCGCTTCCTGCTGCGTATTTCCGTTGGCTACCCCGACGCCGAGCAGGAGTCGGACATGCTGGTGCGGCTACAGCGCGCCCACCCGATCGACACGCTCGAATCGGTGGCGACGCCGGACGATCTGGTCGACGCAGCCAGGCAGGTCCGCGAGATTCACGTTGAACCGGACTTGCGCACCTACATCATCTCCGTCGTCCGCGCCACACGCGAGCACGACGCCATCGAGCTGGGCGTCAGCCCACGCGGCACGCTGGCGCTGTTCCGCGCTTCACAGGCATTGGCGGCTCTGCGTGGCCGCGACTACGTGATCCCCGACGATGTGAAGGCGATGGTTCAGCCGGTGCTCAATCACCGCCTGATGCTCTCCCCAGATGCGCGCCTGCGTGGGCGCACAACCCCGAGCATTCTGCATGAGATCCTGGAATCCCTTCGAGTTCCTGTCGAGCTTGCGTGA